GGCGCTCTGCACCAGATCCACAAACTCGCTCACCCGCATGCGCTGGCGCAGCGCCCCCTTGTTCTGCTCGAACAAAGGGTCGCGCGATCGGCCCACCTGCACATCCACCTCGAGATGCCCGAAGCGCGTGGCAAAGTCGGCCGGCGACCAGCGCTGCAGCGCCGGCCAGTCTGCGGCAACATCCTCCAGCACCACCGGGCGGCAGCCCAGCACATAGCGCTCCAGCAACTCTTCGCGGCTCACACCGCGGCGCCGCTCGATCTCGCGGTAAGCCGGCGCGCTGTCCAGCAGCTTCTGGTGGCTGGCCATCAGGGATTCCAGCTTGCGCTGCATCTGCTTGTGCTTTTGCGCGGCGATGAAAGCCGGGCTGGCCAGCACACTGGCGATGGCGGCCTCGCAGGCGGCGGGGTTCAGGCCGGCCGACTGCATCACCGCACGCATCGAGGCCGGCTCGCCCTCCCACATCAAGCAATCGGCCACCCATTGCAGCCATTCAGGCGGCAGCACCGGCGGGGCCGGGTTCAGCGGGCGCGGCGGCGAGAGCGAGGGTAGCTGCTGCATGGCGGCGCGTCTCAGTGCTCCGCCGCGGGCTTGTTGCCTTCACGCCGGCGCGGTGCACGCAGCGCCACCGCCGCCAGGGCCAGGCCTGCCAGCCACCAGGGCGAGGCCGCGCCGCCGCCGCCGCCCGAGCTGGGCGCGGGGGCGGGCGTGGGGCTGGGTGCTGGAGCCGGCGTGGGGGCCGGTGCCGGAGCAGGGGCCGGTGCCGGAGCAGGCACGGGGATGGGCGTGCTGCCCTGGGCCTGGCCACAGCGACTCAAGGCCGTGCTTTGCAGGGTCTGGGCACTGCGCACCGGCGGCGTGTAGCTGCCCGGCGCCTGGGCGTATTTCACCGCCTCGGCCGCATCCAGCAAGCCGCTGCCACAGGTCTCGGTGGTGCAGGTGCAGCGGCTGGAATTGCTGCTGCTGCAGTAGCCCAGGGCGTAGGCCGTCACATGGGGCCGCGCGCTCAGCTTGAGGCCGGATTCGATCTGATTGAGGCTCAAGCCCGGGTTGAGCGACCACATCAGCGCGGCCGCGCCGGCCACCTGGGGCGCGGCAAAGCTGGTGCCGCTGACGGCCGCGTAGCCAGCTTCGCTGGGTGCTGTCTTGCCCTTGTTGCTGGCCGAGACCAGGCCGCTGTCGGCCAGCTCGGCGTCACAGGTACGTCCGCTGTCCGCGTCGCCGCCTGGGGCCAGCAGCTGCACTTCCTTGCCGAAGTTGGAGTAGATGGCCTTGAAGCCCTGGCGGTTGGCCGCGGCCACGCCGAAGACGCCGGCGCAATTGGCCGGGCGACCCACCGCGCCGCGGTAGTTGCCGGCGGCGGCCACCACCATGACGCCGAGCTTGCGCAGCTCCTCGATGGCGTCGCGGTAGAGGCGCGCGGCCGCGGCCACATCGGCATTGGCGTCGTTGATGTCGCAGGAGGTCACGCCAGAGAAACCGATCACCACGATCTTCGCCGGGTTGGCATTGGCTGTTGCACCGGCCACGGGCAGGCCGGCGGCCCAGCGCATGCCGTCCACCATATCGCCGACCGAAGCACCGCATTTGCCCGACACGCGCACCGGCAGCACGCGGCCGTTCCAGTTCATGCCGGCCACGCCGCCGCCGTTGTTGGTCACGGCCGCCAGCTGGGCGGCCACCAGGGTGCCGTGCCAGCTGCTGCTCTCGTTGACCAGGCAGCCGTCCCACAGGGCCAGGTTGGCATCATGCTCGGCCTTGCTCAGGGCGTCGCCGGGGTCGGCCGCGCCTTCGCTACGGCCCACGCCGTTGTTGGCGTACTCGGGCTTGCTGACGAAGTTGTGGCCCTTCAGCACATTGGTGTTGAGATCGCCATGCGAGGTGATGCCGGAGTCCAGCACCGCCACCACCACTGAAGCCGAGCCCTTGCTCAGATCCCAGGCCTTGGTGAAGCCAGCGGCCGCCGGGTTGCTGTCGGCGGCCTGCTCGTCCAGCCACCACTGGCTGTTCTTGGGATCGCTGCTGTTGCGGAACATGGGGTCGTTGGGCACGGCCGCGCGCTGTTCGCGCATGTCCGGCATGGCGTGGCCGATGCGGGCATCGGCGCGCAGGGCCTGCAGCCATTGCTCACGCTGGCTCGCTGCCGCCGGGGCTGCAGCCTTGGCCTGCAAACGCCACCAGCCCGAACCCAGGGGCTGCTGCGCGCGCAGCGGCAGACCGTGCTCGGCCAGCAGATGGCGCAGCTGCGCTTCTTGCTGGGCGCGGTCGCGGCCGGCATCGGCCAGCTTGACGATCAGCTCGGTGCCGGCCGCGGTTGTGCTGACCCGTGCCGGTTTGGGCTGCAGGATCTGAGCGGCCAGGGCCCAAGCGCCCAGACCCACGGCGGTGGCCAGGCCCAGGCTGGCGGGTGTCTTGCGCAGCAAGCGCGTGAACATGAAGGCGGAAGGATGTGGCGTACTCATGGCGCGCACCATAGGCCGTTCGCATGAAGCGCCCGTGACAAAGGCGCAGCCTCGGGCGAGCCCGCGATGCCGTCATCGGCCCCTGTCGGTGAAGCGCCAAGTCGCGCTGGAAGCCCCGCAAAGCGTCGCAACCACGCCACAGGCCTAGTCCGTTCGGCGCGCAAACCTCGAATTTGCACGCATACGAGCGTCACTTCTCGCTGCCACAGTCCGCCC
This region of Paucibacter aquatile genomic DNA includes:
- a CDS encoding cupin-like domain-containing protein gives rise to the protein MQQLPSLSPPRPLNPAPPVLPPEWLQWVADCLMWEGEPASMRAVMQSAGLNPAACEAAIASVLASPAFIAAQKHKQMQRKLESLMASHQKLLDSAPAYREIERRRGVSREELLERYVLGCRPVVLEDVAADWPALQRWSPADFATRFGHLEVDVQVGRSRDPLFEQNKGALRQRMRVSEFVDLVQSAGDSNDHYLTANDEMLRRPEFLPLLADIGSMPPLCDPSLLPGAASFWFGPGGTHTPLHHDTLMLFHTQVVGRKRWRFISPWQTPLLYNRMGVYSPIDLDRPDFERYPLFRQATVLETVLTPGDTLFLPLGWWHQVSALELSMSFSFTNLDIPNQFSYANPSIGNW
- a CDS encoding S8 family serine peptidase, coding for MSTPHPSAFMFTRLLRKTPASLGLATAVGLGAWALAAQILQPKPARVSTTAAGTELIVKLADAGRDRAQQEAQLRHLLAEHGLPLRAQQPLGSGWWRLQAKAAAPAAASQREQWLQALRADARIGHAMPDMREQRAAVPNDPMFRNSSDPKNSQWWLDEQAADSNPAAAGFTKAWDLSKGSASVVVAVLDSGITSHGDLNTNVLKGHNFVSKPEYANNGVGRSEGAADPGDALSKAEHDANLALWDGCLVNESSSWHGTLVAAQLAAVTNNGGGVAGMNWNGRVLPVRVSGKCGASVGDMVDGMRWAAGLPVAGATANANPAKIVVIGFSGVTSCDINDANADVAAAARLYRDAIEELRKLGVMVVAAAGNYRGAVGRPANCAGVFGVAAANRQGFKAIYSNFGKEVQLLAPGGDADSGRTCDAELADSGLVSASNKGKTAPSEAGYAAVSGTSFAAPQVAGAAALMWSLNPGLSLNQIESGLKLSARPHVTAYALGYCSSSNSSRCTCTTETCGSGLLDAAEAVKYAQAPGSYTPPVRSAQTLQSTALSRCGQAQGSTPIPVPAPAPAPAPAPAPTPAPAPSPTPAPAPSSGGGGGAASPWWLAGLALAAVALRAPRRREGNKPAAEH